Proteins co-encoded in one Pocillopora verrucosa isolate sample1 chromosome 1, ASM3666991v2, whole genome shotgun sequence genomic window:
- the LOC131769056 gene encoding dnaJ homolog subfamily B member 3 — translation MCDDYYEVLGVPKTATEEDIRKGYRKQALRWHPDKNPDNKEQAEEKFKLVSEAYEVLSNNDKRQIYDRYGKEGLSARPTNGGGEFAADFDFDMFNSSQNFRSPEEVFREFFGSSSFHDIFNMVFQSFGGFQDYSDTGNTSRRSNRRRNTDFFGMDVSSDDPLSADFDRFADNLYGNEYLFSQSPSSNRRQRRRRQDRGSQRNSVPNLYDPFAFTSFEDFDTVFDQFVDMERNMMATMEHVFGRL, via the coding sequence ATGTGCGACGATTACTATGAAGTGTTAGGAGTCCCGAAAACGGCAACAGAAGAGGATATAAGGAAAGGTTATCGAAAGCAGGCGTTGCGATGGCATCCGGACAAAAATCCCGACAACAAGGAACAGGCCGAGGAGAAATTTAAGCTGGTCTCTGAGGCATATGAAGTTCTTTCTAACAATGATAAACGCCAAATATACGATAGATATGGCAAAGAAGGACTTTCCGCCAGGCCAACGAACGGAGGGGGAGAATTTGCCGCAGACTTCGACTTCGACATGTTCAATTCCTCGCAAAACTTCCGCAGCCCGGAAGAAGTCTTCAGGGAATTCTTCGGCTCTTCTTcttttcatgatattttcaACATGGTCTTCCAATCTTTTGGTGGCTTTCAAGACTACTCTGACACAGGAAACACTTCAAGAAGGTCAAACAGAAGAAGGAATACAGATTTCTTTGGAATGGATGTTTCCAGCGATGATCCTTTATCTGCCGATTTCGACAGATTTGCCGATAATTTATACGGAAACGAATACCTTTTTTCCCAAAGCCCTTCAAGTAATAGAAGACAAAGGCGTCGAAGACAAGATCGTGGATCTCAACGGAACAGCGTTCCAAACTTATACGACCCTTTCGCTTTCACGAGCTTTGAAGACTTCGACACGGTGTTTGATCAGTTTGTGGACATGGAGAGAAATATGATGGCTACGATGGAGCACGTTTTCGGCAGACTTTAA